The Paenibacillus mucilaginosus 3016 genome includes the window GTACCATTCGCCGTGTTCACGGTCGACGATATGGTCCTCGATGAACTTCCAGGACGCAAGAGCGGCGTTCAGGTACTTCTCTTCACCTGTCAGCTGGTAGGCGTTGTAGAAGCCGACGACAGACTCGGCCTGCGGCCACCAGTCTTTATCGGGATCGAGCAGATTCCCCTTCGAATCGGCTTCGTTCCACAGGCCGCCGTCCTCGTCGATGCCTTCAAGGTATGTCGCTTCCGCCATGCGCAGCGCCGTGATCTTGACCTGCTCGAGCAGGTCGGAGTCGCCGAGCACCTCGGCGGCTTCGACGAGCAGCCAGCTGCCTTCGATGTCGTGGCCGTAGGACACGTGATCGCTCTTGGAATGCCACGCTTCGTCGAAGAAGAGCAGGAAGTGGGCGCTCTGCCCGTCAACGATATGGTTCAAAGTGACTTCGATGAGCCCCTTCAGCTGACCGTGGAGCTCCTTGGACGGATACACCCGGTAGAGGTTCGTATAAGCCTCCATGACATGGAGGTGGGTGTTCATTGATTTTTTCTCGTTGAGATCCTTGCCGCTGAGGCTGAAGTCATCGGTATCCTCCCAGGAACGCGAGAGGGCTTCCACATAGCCCTTGTGAACCGGATCGAAGCTGTACTTCTCGAGCAAATGGAACAGCTCTACCGCTTGGTCCAGCGCTTCGGGAACACCCGCCGCGCGGAAATATTCGGCGTAAGCGTAGATGGCGAAGGCCTGGCCGTACACCTGCTTCTTGGTCTGCGCCGGCTTGCCTTTCGCATCGACCGACCAGAACAGTCCGCCGTACTCGCGGTCGGTGAAGTAAGTCGTCAGGTAAGCGTACGCCCGTTGGGCCGCTTCCAGATAAGCCGGGTCCTTGAAGATCCGGTAGGCGGAGGAGAAGGTCCACAGGATGCGCGTGTTGAGCACGAGCGCTTTCTCCGCATCGTCCACCACCGTAAGGTCGCTGCGGATTTCCCCGAGGAACCCGCCGTTCTCGGCATCCGGCGTTTGCTTCAGCCAGAAAGCGAGGATGTTATCTTTGACTTCCTTCTCCACCTGGGGGAGCCAGGAAGTCCGAAGTTCGCTGAGCTGCATAAGAGTTCACCTTTCCTGATTAAAGTGCTTGACCCGCTTCCTGCGTCTGTTTCTGTGTGTAGTACCGCTTCACAACGGCTTCGGCTTTCTTGCCGTACATGCAGTAATCGTCATTCTGTGCCGCCGCGCTGCGCTCATAGAGGTGTGCAGGCCAATCCCACAGCATGAAGCCGCGGACCCAGTCGCGCTTGTCGCAGGCACCGAACATCGCTTCGTAGTACTGCTCCTGCACCTCTTCGCTCGGCGCCCCCTGCAGGCCCCAGTCGTTCGGCAGATGCTGCGAGCCTTCCCGGCTCGGCACCCCGGCTTCCATGAAGAAGAACGGCTTGCCGTGCTTCTTGACCACGGGTTCGATGCGGTCGAGCTGGTTCTCCCAATCGCCGATCGGGTAGTAGCCGCTCGAGGAGATGATATCCACGGCATCCCACCAGGAGACATGGGTTTCCTGGTATTTGTCACAGTTATAGGTGATCGGTCCGCTGTACACCTTCCGCACCTCGGCGATCAGCTGCCGCCATTCCTGCTCGCGGCGGTCGGTCTGCACCATCTCGCAGCCGATGCAGAACAGCTCGCAGCCGGTCTCCTCAGCGATCCGGGCATAGTGGAGGATGAAGCGGGTATACGAAGCGAACCATTCGGACCACTTCGGCTCGCACGGCACATCCATGTCGAAGAAATTGATGTGGGCCCGCCAGGTGCCGTCCGCACAGTTGACGACAGGCTTCAGGCAGACCTTCAGCCCGAGCTCCTTGGACCGGCGGATCGCCCAGCGGACTTCC containing:
- a CDS encoding glycoside hydrolase family 113, which gives rise to MNTNVLQPYVAGMTWGWTGIRGEWAAEKAEHSLTQMKERLGVNWATVAFAALQAHPQSTVIPFEDEPTVTDEEVRWAIRRSKELGLKVCLKPVVNCADGTWRAHINFFDMDVPCEPKWSEWFASYTRFILHYARIAEETGCELFCIGCEMVQTDRREQEWRQLIAEVRKVYSGPITYNCDKYQETHVSWWDAVDIISSSGYYPIGDWENQLDRIEPVVKKHGKPFFFMEAGVPSREGSQHLPNDWGLQGAPSEEVQEQYYEAMFGACDKRDWVRGFMLWDWPAHLYERSAAAQNDDYCMYGKKAEAVVKRYYTQKQTQEAGQAL
- a CDS encoding AGE family epimerase/isomerase, with product MQLSELRTSWLPQVEKEVKDNILAFWLKQTPDAENGGFLGEIRSDLTVVDDAEKALVLNTRILWTFSSAYRIFKDPAYLEAAQRAYAYLTTYFTDREYGGLFWSVDAKGKPAQTKKQVYGQAFAIYAYAEYFRAAGVPEALDQAVELFHLLEKYSFDPVHKGYVEALSRSWEDTDDFSLSGKDLNEKKSMNTHLHVMEAYTNLYRVYPSKELHGQLKGLIEVTLNHIVDGQSAHFLLFFDEAWHSKSDHVSYGHDIEGSWLLVEAAEVLGDSDLLEQVKITALRMAEATYLEGIDEDGGLWNEADSKGNLLDPDKDWWPQAESVVGFYNAYQLTGEEKYLNAALASWKFIEDHIVDREHGEWYWGVTRDRKPLTAQSKVSAWKCPYHNGRACFEIIERLHQAH